A genomic window from Bubalus bubalis isolate 160015118507 breed Murrah chromosome X, NDDB_SH_1, whole genome shotgun sequence includes:
- the GTPBP6 gene encoding putative GTP-binding protein 6 isoform X1, with protein MWALRAAVRGGAWLSRAVRGCRPPRAALPPQPPHPERALATFRGGLGCSEGREGGGGGPRADGQRSRADGEEEPEDAEEEEDEEELLRRDPLLPAGTQRVCLVHPEVKWGPGKPQGTRAEWQVAEAQALVCTLDGWSVVDTMVVPTKTPDKKLIFGRGTLERLTERIRGSPEITSVFLNVERLATPTKKDLEAAWRVPVFDRFTVVLHIFRCNARTKEARLQVALAELPLLRSHMKSNVAHLGGRGRSSRYTMGSGESFLQLQQRLLRDKEAKIQKALERLRRKRHLLGQQRRRKEFPVVSVVGYTNCGKTTLIKALTGDAAIQPRDQLFATLDVTAHAGRLPSALTVLYMDTIGFLSQLPHSLVESFSATLQDVAHSDLIVHVRDVSHPETELQKASVLSALRGLGLPNTLLESMVEVHNKVDLVPGYTPAEPDVLAVSALLGLGLDELMARVEDAILRATGRRTLTLRVRLAGPQLSWLHQEATVQAVDVIPEAGAADVKVIISDSAYGRFRKLFPG; from the exons ATGTGGGCCTTGCGGGCCGCGGTCCGCGGGGGCGCCTGGCTGTCTCGCGCGGTTCGCGGCTGCCGGCCCCCGAGGGCCGCGCTTCCGCCGCAGCCGCCCCACCCCGAGCGCGCCCTCGCCACTTTCCGCGGGGGTCTGGGGTGCTCGGAGGGGCGGGAGGGTGGAGGGGGCGGCCCACGTGCGGATGGCCAGAGAAGCCGGGCTGACGGGGAGGAGGAGCCCGAAGAtgcggaggaggaggaagatgaggaggagCTTCTGAGGAGGGACCCGCTGCTGCCCGCGGGGACACAGCGCGTGTGCCTGGTTCACCCTGAGGTCAAGTGGGGGCCCGGGAAGCCGCAGGGGACCCGAG CCGAGTGGCAGGTGGCGGAGGCCCAAGCGCTGGTGTGCACGCTGGACGGCTGGTCGGTGGTGGACACGATGGTGGTACCCACCAAGACGCCAGACAAGAAGCTCATCTTCGGCAGAGGGACCTTGGAGCGGCTGACGG AGAGGATCAGAGGTTCCCCGGAAATCACCTCCGTCTTCCTGAACGTGGAGAGGCTGGCCACGCCCACCAAG AAAGACCTGGAAGCTGCCTGGCGCGTCCCGGTGTTTGACCGGTTCACCGTGGTTCTTCACATATTCCGCTGCAACGCCCGCACCAAGGAGGCGCGACTGCAGGTGGCGCTGGCCGAGCTCCCTCTGCTCAG GTCCCACATGAAAAGCAATGTTGCCCACCTGGGCGGACGCGGACGGAGCTCTCGCTATACCATGGGGTCAG GGGAGTCCTTCCTGCAGTTGCAGCAGCGTCTCCTGAGAGACAAGGAAGCCAAGATCCAGAAGGCCCTGGAGAGACTCCGCCGCAAGAGGCACCTTCTGGGGCAGCAGCGTAGGCGGAAGGAGTTCCCCGTGGTCTCTGTAGTGGGATACACGAACTGTG GGAAAACCACGCTGATCAAGGCCCTGACCGGGGACGCTGCCATACAGCCCCGGGACCAGCTGTTCGCGACTCTCGACGTCACGGCCCACGCGGGGCGGCTGCCCTCCGCGCTGACGGTCCTCTACATGGACACCATCGGCTTTCTCTCCCAGCTGCCCCACAGTCTGGTCGAGTCCTTCTCGGCCACCCTGCAGGACGTGGCCCATTCG GATCTGATCGTCCATGTCAGAGATGTGAGCCACCCCGAGACAGAGCTGCAAAAGGCCAGTGTCCTGTCAGCCCTGCGGGGCCTGGGCCTGCCAAACACCCTCCTGGAGAGCATGGTGGAAGTCCACAACAAGGTGGACCTGGTGCCCGG GTACACACCCGCGGAGCCCGACGTCCTGGCCGTGTCTGCCCTCCTGGGGCTCGGGCTGGATGAGCTGATGGCCAGGGTGGAGGACGCCATCCTGCGAGCCACGGGGAGACGGACCCTCACCCTCCGCGTGCGGCTGGCCGGACCGCAGCTGAG CTGGCTTCACCAGGAGGCTACGGTGCAGGCGGTGGACGTGATCCCCGAGGCCGGGGCTGCTGACGTGAAAGTCATCATCAGTGACTCTGCTTACGGAAGGTTCCGGAAGCTGTTTCCGGGGTGA
- the GTPBP6 gene encoding putative GTP-binding protein 6 isoform X2, whose amino-acid sequence MWALRAAVRGGAWLSRAVRGCRPPRAALPPQPPHPERALATFRGGLGCSEGREGGGGGPRADGQRSRADGEEEPEDAEEEEDEEELLRRDPLLPAGTQRVCLVHPEVKWGPGKPQGTRAEWQVAEAQALVCTLDGWSVVDTMVVPTKTPDKKLIFGRGTLERLTERIRGSPEITSVFLNVERLATPTKKDLEAAWRVPVFDRFTVVLHIFRCNARTKEARLQVALAELPLLRSHMKSNVAHLGGRGRSSRYTMGSGESFLQLQQRLLRDKEAKIQKALERLRRKRHLLGQQRRRKEFPVVSVVGYTNCGKTTLIKALTGDAAIQPRDQLFATLDVTAHAGRLPSALTVLYMDTIGFLSQLPHSLVESFSATLQDVAHSDLIVHVRDVSHPETELQKASVLSALRGLGLPNTLLESMVEVHNKVDLVPGYTPAEPDVLAVSALLGLGLDELMARVEDAILRATGRRTLTLRVRLAGPQLSRVSRPPIL is encoded by the exons ATGTGGGCCTTGCGGGCCGCGGTCCGCGGGGGCGCCTGGCTGTCTCGCGCGGTTCGCGGCTGCCGGCCCCCGAGGGCCGCGCTTCCGCCGCAGCCGCCCCACCCCGAGCGCGCCCTCGCCACTTTCCGCGGGGGTCTGGGGTGCTCGGAGGGGCGGGAGGGTGGAGGGGGCGGCCCACGTGCGGATGGCCAGAGAAGCCGGGCTGACGGGGAGGAGGAGCCCGAAGAtgcggaggaggaggaagatgaggaggagCTTCTGAGGAGGGACCCGCTGCTGCCCGCGGGGACACAGCGCGTGTGCCTGGTTCACCCTGAGGTCAAGTGGGGGCCCGGGAAGCCGCAGGGGACCCGAG CCGAGTGGCAGGTGGCGGAGGCCCAAGCGCTGGTGTGCACGCTGGACGGCTGGTCGGTGGTGGACACGATGGTGGTACCCACCAAGACGCCAGACAAGAAGCTCATCTTCGGCAGAGGGACCTTGGAGCGGCTGACGG AGAGGATCAGAGGTTCCCCGGAAATCACCTCCGTCTTCCTGAACGTGGAGAGGCTGGCCACGCCCACCAAG AAAGACCTGGAAGCTGCCTGGCGCGTCCCGGTGTTTGACCGGTTCACCGTGGTTCTTCACATATTCCGCTGCAACGCCCGCACCAAGGAGGCGCGACTGCAGGTGGCGCTGGCCGAGCTCCCTCTGCTCAG GTCCCACATGAAAAGCAATGTTGCCCACCTGGGCGGACGCGGACGGAGCTCTCGCTATACCATGGGGTCAG GGGAGTCCTTCCTGCAGTTGCAGCAGCGTCTCCTGAGAGACAAGGAAGCCAAGATCCAGAAGGCCCTGGAGAGACTCCGCCGCAAGAGGCACCTTCTGGGGCAGCAGCGTAGGCGGAAGGAGTTCCCCGTGGTCTCTGTAGTGGGATACACGAACTGTG GGAAAACCACGCTGATCAAGGCCCTGACCGGGGACGCTGCCATACAGCCCCGGGACCAGCTGTTCGCGACTCTCGACGTCACGGCCCACGCGGGGCGGCTGCCCTCCGCGCTGACGGTCCTCTACATGGACACCATCGGCTTTCTCTCCCAGCTGCCCCACAGTCTGGTCGAGTCCTTCTCGGCCACCCTGCAGGACGTGGCCCATTCG GATCTGATCGTCCATGTCAGAGATGTGAGCCACCCCGAGACAGAGCTGCAAAAGGCCAGTGTCCTGTCAGCCCTGCGGGGCCTGGGCCTGCCAAACACCCTCCTGGAGAGCATGGTGGAAGTCCACAACAAGGTGGACCTGGTGCCCGG GTACACACCCGCGGAGCCCGACGTCCTGGCCGTGTCTGCCCTCCTGGGGCTCGGGCTGGATGAGCTGATGGCCAGGGTGGAGGACGCCATCCTGCGAGCCACGGGGAGACGGACCCTCACCCTCCGCGTGCGGCTGGCCGGACCGCAGCTGAG TCGCGTGTCGCGCCCACCAATCTTGTga
- the PLCXD1 gene encoding PI-PLC X domain-containing protein 1 isoform X2, with product MTYCLDRKSPISSKEPRLLQLLCKVLPCVALPVVLRWSTTQVLSVTEQLDAGVRYLDLRIAHVEDGSERNLHFVHMVYTTALVEDTLTEISEWLQSHPREVVILACRNFEGMTEDLHEYLVGCIKNIFGDMLCPRGEVPTLRQLWSRGQQVILSYEDEAAVSRHAELWPGIPYWWGNKVKPQDLVHYLELMKSRGRPGGLFVAGINLTENLEFILVHPAWSLEKLTLSGLPYLCAWVRAQCPGSAAGCTNIIAGDFIGASGFVSDVIGLNQKLLRG from the exons ATGACCTACTGCCTGGACAGGAAGTCGCCCATCTCCAGCAAGGAGCCGAGGCTGCTGCAGCTTCTGTGCAAAGTGCTGCCGTGTGTCGCCCTGCCCGTGGTGCTCAGGTGGTCCACCACCCAG GTGCTGAGCGTCACGGAGCAGCTGGACGCCGGCGTGAGGTACCTGGACCTGCGGATCGCACACGTGGAGGACGGCTCGGAGAGGAATCTGCACTTCGTCCACATGGTGTACACGACGGCCCTCGTGGAG GACACGCTCACGGAGATCTCCGAGTGGCTGCAGAGCCACCCCCGGGAGGTGGTTATCCTGGCGTGCAGGAACTTCGAGGGCATGACGGAGGACCTGCACGAgtacctggtgggctgcatcaaGAACATCTTTGGGGACATGCTGTGTCCCCGCGGG GAGGTGCCGACTCTGCGCCAGCTGTGGTCACGGGGCCAGCAGGTCATCCTGTCGTACGAGGACGAGGCAGCCGTGAGCCGGCACGCGGAACTGTGGCCCGGGATCCCCTACTGGTGGGGGAACAAGGTGAAGCCCCAGGACCTCGTCCACTACCTGGAGCTCATGAAGAGCCGCGGCCGCCCGG GCGGGCTGTTCGTGGCCGGCATCAACCTCACGGAGAACCTGGAGTTCATCCTCGTCCACCCGGCCTGGTCCCTGGAGAAGCTGACCCTGAGTGGGCTCCCCTACCTGTGCGCCTGGGTGCGGGCCCAGTGCCCGGGGTCGGCCGCCGGCTGCACCAACATCATCGCGGGCGACTTCATCGGGGCCAGCGGGTTTGTCAGCGATGTCATTGGGCTTAACCAGAAGCTGCTTCGGGGCTGA